AAAAGGGATAAGCTTGATAAAAAGGCTGAGATTGGAATTTTTGTTGGATATAGCTCTCAATCAAAAGCTTACGAATTTTCTATCCAAAGACAAGGAAGATTACTGTGAGCAGAGATGTTATGTTcttagaggaagatgaatggaatTGGTTAAATGGAAGGAATACTGAATTGAAGCACTTTGAAAGACAACCTAAAACTGATGTGGAGACTAATGAAATTACAGGGGAAATGGAAGAAAGTATAGATGATGAACCTGTAAGAGGCACAAGGACACTTGCTGAGATCTATGAAAGGAGTAATGTGGCTGTGCTCGAACCATCAAATTTTGCTGAAGCCAAGGAAGATCGAAGTGGTTTGCGGCAATGCGGAGGAGatgaaaatgattcaaaaaatcagACTTGGGAATTGGTAGATAGGCCATTAAATAAGAATGTAATTGGAGTTAAGTGGGTCTTTAGGAAAAAACTCAATCCTGATGGCTCTGTTAACAAGTATAAAGCAAGGCTAGTTGTTAAAGGCTATGCTCAggtatggggagtagactattctgaaacttTTGCTCCAGTTGCAAGGCTGGGCACAGTAAGACTCTTGTTAGCTGTTGCAGCCGAGAAGGGTTGGACTATTTTTCAGCttgatgtcaagtctgcatttctaaatggtgagcttgaagaggaaatttttattgaacaacctgaagggttCTGTGttaaagggcaagaagagagtgtatacaaATTGCACAAAGCTTTATATGGATCAAGCAAGCTCCAAGAGCCCGGTATGGAAAAATTGATCAATATCTACCGGATTTAGGTTTTAAAAGGAGCTtgagtgagttcactctttatatTAAGAAAGTGAATCATAGTGTGGTAGTTCTGTCtctatatgtggatgatcttTTGGTAACAGGAAATGATGTTCAGGCGATAGAAAATGTTAAGCAAGGCTTATTTGCTGGTTTTGAGATGACAGACTTAGGAAAAATGGCTTACTTCTTAGGTCTGGAAATCAAGCAAAGTCCTTATGAAATCTTCATTTGTCGAGGAAGTacttaaaggaaattttgaagaaGTTTCGAGATGGAAGAATGTCGAAGTGTCGGTACACCTATGGCAGCAAAAGAGAAGTTGCGAAGAGTGATGGAACCGAAGGCTGTGGATGTCTCGATGTACGAAGTCTAATAGGTTGTCTCATGTACCTCACAGCAACCGGACCCGGACATTCTATTTGTTGTAAGTGTTCTGTCCAGATTTATGAGTGATCCAAGTCGGCTTCATTTGATTGCAGCTAAAAGGATTTTAAGGTATTTGAAAGGAACCATGTTTTTGGAGTGAAGTTTCGAAGGAGTCAAGAATTCAATCTACAAGGTTATTCGATAGTGATTGGGCTGGCTCGATGGATGATATGAAGAGTACATCGTGTCTTTTTCAGTTTAGGATCAGCTTGTTTCACTTGGTGTtctaaaaaacaagaaattgtaGCTCAATCTACTGCTGAAGCAGAGTTTATAGCTACTACTTGCAGCAGCAAATCAAGCCTtatggctgaagaagataatgaaagatCTTTGGCTGAACTTCAATGAATGTATCAAGATCAATGTGGATAACCAAGCTGCAATTGCAATATCTCATAACCCAGTTTTTCATGGCAAAACTAAGCATTTCAAGGTCAAGTTCTTCTTTctacgtgaggtgcaacaaaatgGTGAGGTCATGCTGCTttattgcagatctgaagatcaacttgctgatatttttactaaaccacttcaagctggaagatttgaagcattgagaaagaaaattggagtatgcagcagctactgatccaaggaggagtttgttggttTTTTGATGTATCGTCTTGCTGTTTTTAGACTAAAGTTTCTCTGTTCTGTTTTTATACTGTTCTAGTTTATTTTTCTCACTTAGTCaattatgttatgcagttgttgTTGTGTTATTTAGGAAGTTAAGCACTTGTTCAGGTGCAGTTACAAGCTGAACGtgtgtgtgggtgtgtgtgcaattatttttttttttggtttaagtcGTGTTATGTACTTGACTTTTTCATCAGAACTGCAGAAGACAGTTTCCATGCTCTGTTCtctctgtttcctctgtttttttcatctttcttcctcgaTATCTATAGTTCTGGtttttctgcttctttgctGCTTTAATCAGAATCAACAGAATTGTCCTTCTAGTTGATATAgttgttaaaaaattagataaaaaagtTCAGGGGACATTGCAAAGCATCAAGAAATTTATATCActgtttaaatttcgaattcGTGATGCATGGTGAAAAGCAAGTGACAATCTCTAGTTCCCCCTCGATTTAGGTTTCATAAGCATCGATTGCGGCGCACCTAATGATTACCATGACGACCAGCTCGACATATACTACAAGGCTGATACGGGGTTTGTAGATTCTGGGACAAACATGCAGGTGTCTACCCAAGTCATCTACCAAGACAACCGACAACAATCAAAGAATCTCAGGATCTTCTCCAGTGGAATAAGGAATTGTTACACATTAATGCCAGATAAAGGAAAGGGCAACACATATTTGGTCAGGGCTTCATTTTGGTATGGGAATTATGATGGCAAGAATCAAACCCCAGCATTTGACCTCCATATTGATGTCAACTATTGGACCACAGTGAACACTTCGTCTTGGAATTACGAAGAGATTATTTACGCTCCTCCAAGAGACTACATACAAGTTTGTTTGGTGAATACCGGCTCGGGAGTTCCATTCATATCAACTCTCGAGTCTCGGTTGCTAGATAACTCGACTTACCAGATCAATTCTGGTGCACTTGTAACCAACTTGAGATATAATTTGGGGAGCCTAAACACATACAGGTGATTTTCTTTGTTATTGCCCTTTAATTTTGGATGTTGACCACATTCGTCAGTCAGTAAATGATAGGTTAATGTATTTACATCTTACGAATCATGCATTTTTACATTATGCAACTGCATGGACAATAGAAAACATGCTGTCAATTACGAACCAATTTGTGTCGGCTTGTTCATCATGTTGCACTTACTGCTATGATTATTTGACTGGCTTCGGCATTAATAGGCACCCACAAGACGTATATGATCGCATCTGGGCCGGTGAGACTTACGAAGTTTGGTCGTCAATCAGCAACACGACAGCCATCGTGACAAGTACAAGCAATGATGCCTATGAAGTTCCGCTTGAAGTTTTGATGACTGCCACACAAGTACCAAATGTCACCAATCCTCTGCGTCTGCAATGGACCTCAGACAACTCCACTACTATCTGGTCTGTGTACTTTCACTTTGTGGAATTGCAACTGCAAGAAAACTACATCAGAGAACTCACGGTACATGTACTAAATCAACTCGTGGGAACCGTCATGCTCGAGAACCTAAAGCCGGTGACCGTAGCCTCATTTCCCGTAGCTGGACTCTCTTTGAACCTGGCTATTCAAGCGACGGACCGCTCCACTTTGCCACCTCTCCTCAATGCCATAGAGATTTTCCACATGGTCGAACCTCAAAACTCACCGACTTTTCTCGATGACTGTACGTATCCATCTATCCcacttaattttttgtttcaatgctctttgattttcttatgaTTGTAGCTCTTTATATGATGGTTCAGTCAATGCTATGTACGatatcaagaaaatatatggGGTGATTAGAGCTAACTGGCAGGGTGATCCATGTGTTCCTACACAGTACTCATGGAGCGGACTACATTGTAGCTATGATAGTTCTCCAAGAATTATCTCGTTGTAAGTCTACGACTACATATTTTCTCTAAAAACATCCTGCAAACGAACATCACAAGTCTCGaaagataatttttctcaaaaacaacTACAGTACAGATTGGTAACACATTATGCGACTGAggaaatgatttcaaaaatcAAGTCTCTATATTAAAGCCTTCCATGTTAAAAGTTTTGACCGGTGGGATTTTATTCTTATAAAGTTAGCTGCGGATGTGCAGGAACCTGAGCTCTAGTGGACTGAAAGGACTGATAGCTACATCGATCTCCAATTTGACAGCAGTTGTATCCCTGTATGCATTAGcagcttttcttttatattgtttACTACTTAATTTGAACAGAAAGAGAATGGACAACCCCCAAGCCCAAGAAAAGAGACACCCTTCTTCATCATTAGCATGATGTTCATTATATACCTTATCCTGTTTTATGCATTTCAATGAGTATATGCATATGAAGTTTCTTAGTACTTTTTTGCCTTAAGTTCAGGGATTTATCCAACAATTCATTAACTGGGTCTGTGCCAGACTTTTTAGCACAAATGTCGAGCTTGAAAGTCTTGTAAGTCACCGAGCTTTTAACGGAAAGATTATGTGTAGTCATCTAGCTCGAGTAAATGGCTATCAACTTCTAATCATGGATATTTGCAGGAATTTAAGTGGAAACAACTTGAATGGCTCTGTTCCTCAAACTCtcttgaagaagacgatggatGGATCGTTACTACTTAGGTTCGCTCATTGCCACGCTATTGTAACACTTCATTTAATCACTGATTATTATCTATTCAATCTGCTTCATCTTTCCGTATGTTGCTGATCACACTGAAGAATGAACAGGATAAAAGTGATAATTGCTCTTGTAGTTTTCTCTTTGATCAACTTATGTATGTAATATATGCACGGTCGGATATCCAAGAATTCATGTGCTAATCTTTTGGCATTGACATGTACCATCGACGTTTTTCGACAGCTTAGATGGAAATCCAAATCTTTGCCAATCAGACAATTGTCAGACCAGCAATGTGCAGCCGAAGAACAAGGGCATCTCTATTGCTCCAATCATTGCATCAGTTGCAGCCGCTCTGGTCTTGATTTTAGTGGGAGCTCTTGCAGTATTGTGGATTATCAAAAGAAGACAAATCCAAAGTAACTCTCTTGCGTATTGCATgtacaagaaaaatcaaaagttttacATGTGATTTTCTCAATCCGGGTTGGGTTTTCAACCCCAAACTGATTTAACTGGTCCAATTGTTCATATGGCCCTTTCGACAATCGGGCCCGGAAAAAGTGAACATGATAATCTTGCTTCTGTGCATCACTGTTTCACGTTAAAAAACCTATGCACGCATTATTTGTTGATAGTATCATAATCGCGTCAAAGCGTACCCACATCTCGTGTAGATAAAGGCACGAATAATTCCTCATTTGGTTGAGGTAACTCGCTTCGCTCTTTCTGGTTCATTTTCCATAACATGgtctcttctttattttaagTCATTACATACTTCTTCAAGAAGATTCTATTTGCAGTTAAGGCATATGATATCAGACCGAAGGTCATAATCTGCTTAACTCTGTTAAGGTtatataatttccttttcatttctccaGATgttactactactactacaacAACTACAAACTCTACCAGAGAATCTACTGGGACATTAAGGttgtcaaaaaatcaaatttttacaTCCACTGAGATTACAAGAATTACTGATAACTTTGGAACAATAATCGGAGAGGGAGGATTTGGGAAAGTTTACTTGGGCAGACTTGACAATGGCACTAAAGTCGCGGTAAAAATGTTATCTCGATCGTCAAAGCAAGGCTACAAGGAGTTTCATGCAGAGGTTCGAAACATTACTGCAACTAGAATCAATATGTCATGTTTTCGATTTTTTGGGTTCTACTCATGACAAGCTCTGAAACCTTGATGTGCCGGCGCAACTCCTGATGGTTGTTCACCATAGAAATCTAGTTTCACTTATTGGATATTGCGAAGAATTTGAAAACATGGCACTGATTTATGAATTCATGTTCCATGGAAATGTTCAGCAACATTTGTCAGGTTTGTCACATATTTCCTTCTCCAAATTTTAACCAGATAAAGCATCACTTGGACTCTCGCTACACGGGACAACGGATGTCGATTTACATTTTATCTCAACTCGTTCTTTCATAGTTCGAGGCTTTTGGATTAATCGGTCAAGTGACATGGTCATTTTTGGTAGATTCATTCGCGCTGTTTGGTTGAGATGGAGCGCGCGCCTTACCGAGGTCTACCCAACGCC
The window above is part of the Eucalyptus grandis isolate ANBG69807.140 chromosome 6, ASM1654582v1, whole genome shotgun sequence genome. Proteins encoded here:
- the LOC104428824 gene encoding probable LRR receptor-like serine/threonine-protein kinase At1g05700 — translated: MKILKMLHVLVGCLALGVFARGQQNPGFISIDCGAPNDYHDDQLDIYYKADTGFVDSGTNMQVSTQVIYQDNRQQSKNLRIFSSGIRNCYTLMPDKGKGNTYLVRASFWYGNYDGKNQTPAFDLHIDVNYWTTVNTSSWNYEEIIYAPPRDYIQVCLVNTGSGVPFISTLESRLLDNSTYQINSGALVTNLRYNLGSLNTYRHPQDVYDRIWAGETYEVWSSISNTTAIVTSTSNDAYEVPLEVLMTATQVPNVTNPLRLQWTSDNSTTIWSVYFHFVELQLQENYIRELTVHVLNQLVGTVMLENLKPVTVASFPVAGLSLNLAIQATDRSTLPPLLNAIEIFHMVEPQNSPTFLDDFNAMYDIKKIYGVIRANWQGDPCVPTQYSWSGLHCSYDSSPRIISLNLSSSGLKGLIATSISNLTAVVSLDLSNNSLTGSVPDFLAQMSSLKVL